Proteins encoded together in one Porites lutea chromosome 2, jaPorLute2.1, whole genome shotgun sequence window:
- the LOC140927769 gene encoding solute carrier family 23 member 2-like: protein MSYNNEAYVVEKEDVKHDDLKVEPMTVTSRDQKSTPTKKPRAFGLSYLVNEHPPWYLCIWLGFQHFLTMLGSTLAIPFILQIPMCFQGNKLVISEILSTIFFVSGIATLLQTTFGVRLPIVQGGGSLAFVGPTFSILSLPQWRCPDLSDNNNATASSNIDPTEVWQIRMREIQGAIMMTGLIQIVIGFAGVVGFFLRFIGPLTIAPTITLMGISLFSEAAESAGKHWGISMMTIALLVIFSQYLSRFDVPLPAFTRDRGCHVIRYPLFRSFPIIMAIISSWVICAIITAAGGFPSDPDNPNYLARTDRELSVLEEAKWFRFPYPGQWGTPTVSYAGVLGMLTGLLASLIESVGDYHACARLSGAPPPPKHAMNRGIAAEGIGVFVAGAFGCGIDTTAYGENIGAIGITKVGSLRVIQVGAFLFLIFGMLGKFGALFVTIPDPIIGGVFMVMFGMITAVGISNLQYADMNSSRNLFIVGFSLVFGLAVPHYMSDHMDAIQTGVTEIDQIVTVLLSTSMAVGCIVPLILDNTIPGTIEERGLAGWGENPATDEPVDEKYEVAPIEVYNLPFGLHRLSKFKIAKYMPFLPYPYDSGRDQEEQQERYTQDTRM, encoded by the exons GTGACTTCGCGAGATCAAAAATCCACTCCCACGAAAAAGCCGAGAGCATTTGGTTTGTCTTACCTCGTCAACGAACATCCCCCATGGTACCTTTGCATATGGCTGGGTTTCCAG CATTTCCTAACCATGTTGGGATCAACATTGGCGATTCCCTTCATTCTACAAATTCCGATGTGTTTTCAAGGCAACAAACTTGTCATCAGCGAAATCCTAAGCACTATATTCTTCGTATCCGGAATTGCTACATTGTTGCAGACCACTTTTGGTGTCAG GCTTCCAATTGTACAAGGGGGAGGTTCCTTGGCTTtcgttggcccaactttttccaTATTGTCCTTGCCGCAGTGGAGATGCCCAGACTTGAGTG ACAATAATAACGCAACTGCAAGCTCAAACATCGATCCAACAGAAGTCTGGCAAATCCGTATGAGAGAG ATTCAAGGCGCCATAATGATGACAGGACTGATTCAAATTGTGATTGGCTTCGCTGGTGTTGTTGGGTTTTTCCTTCGCTTTATTGGGCCTCTAACAATCGCACCTACAATTACTTTGATGGGTATATCACTGTTCAGCGAGGCAGCTGAAAGCGCAG GCAAACACTGGGGAATTTCAATGAT GACTATCGCGTTACTTGTCATTTTTTCGCAATATCTGAGTAGATTCGACGTTCCGCTTCCTGCCTTTACCAGAGATCGAGGCTGTCATGTTATTCGCTACCCATTGTTCAGATCATTTCCT ATTATCATGGCCATAATATCATCGTGGGTCATTTGTGCCATCATCACTGCCGCGGGAGGTTTCCCTTCAGATCCCGACAATCCTAATTACTTGGCGAGAACTGACCGCGAACTCAGTGTGTTAGAAGAGGCTAAATGGTTTAGATTCCCATACCCAG GTCAGTGGGGAACCCCAACTGTCAGTTACGCAGGCGTACTTGGAATGCTGACTGGGTTACTCGCCTCCCTTATTGAGTCAGTGGGTGATTACCACGCATGCGCGAGATTATCGGGGGCTCCTCCACCCCCTAAACATGCGATGAATCGTGGAATTGCTGCTGAAGGAATCGGAGTCTTTGTGGCGGGAGCGTTTGGTTGTGGGATCGATACAACCGCTTACGGTGAAAACATTGGAGCCATTGGAATCACGAAG GTTGGAAGTCTTCGCGTGATCCAAGTTGgcgcttttttgtttttgatcttcGGCATGCTTGGTAAATTTGGTGCGCTGTTTGTGACCATTCCAGACCCTATCATTGGTGGAGTTTTCATGGTCATGTTTGGAATGATCACTGCTGTTGGAATCTCGAATCTGCAATATGCTGACATGAATTCCTCCAGGAACTTGTTCATTGTTGGATTTTCTCTCGTATTTGGATTGGCTGTTCCGCATTACATGAGTGATCATATGGACGCAATTCAGACAG gtGTCACTGAGATCGACCAGATCGTCACTGTTTTGCTGTCAACAAGCATGGCGGTGGGATGTATTGTTCCCTTGATTCTGGATAACACTATCCCGGGAACAATCGAGGAACGTGGCCTCGCAGGATGGGGGGAAAATCCCGCGACTGATGAACCGGTTGACGAAAAGTACGAAGTTGCTCCCATTGAAGTGTATAATCTGCCGTTTGGTCTGCATCGcctcagtaagttcaaaattgCCAAGTATATGCCATTCTTGCCTTATCCATACGACAGTGGCCGTGATCAAGAGGAGCAACAGGAACGGTACACACAAGATACACGTATGTAA